In one window of Cheilinus undulatus linkage group 23, ASM1832078v1, whole genome shotgun sequence DNA:
- the LOC121505584 gene encoding aldo-keto reductase family 1 member D1-like → MDLTAENHSVPLSDGTSIPLVGLGTYGDPRTTPKGTAYESVRVAIEAGYRHIDGALVYFNEHEVGQAIREKIADGTVKREDIFYCGKLWNTFHPPELVRPALERTLKTLQLDYVDLYIVEMPTAFQPGDTFYPKDENGKTIYHETDLCATWEAMEACKDAGLVKSIGVSNFNKRQLELILNKPGLKHKPVSNQVECHPYYTQSKLREYCRQNDIVIVGYSPLGTSRDASWVNLKCPPLLEDELLVSIAKKYNKTTAQVALRFNMQRGVVVIPKSFNPVRIKENFQIFDFSLSEAEMKAVEGLNKNIRFVELLMWADHPEYPFHDDY, encoded by the exons ATGGACTTAACTGCTGAAAACCACTCCGTACCTCTGAGTGATGGGACCAGCATACCTCTTGTTGGACTGGGGACGTACGGGGACCCCCGCACG ACTCCTAAGGGAACTGCATATGAATCTGTAAGAGTGGCCATCGAAGCAGGGTACAGACACATTGATGGAGCTTTGGTCTACTTCAACGAACATGAAGTGGGGCAAGCAATAAGGGAAAAGATTGCAGACGGCACTGTGAAGAGAGAGGACATCTTCTACTGTGGAAAG CTGTGGAACACATTCCATCCCCCAGAGTTGGTGCGCCCTGCTTTGGAGAGAACGTTGAAGACATTACAACTGGATTATGTTGACCTCTATATTGTTGAAATGCCCACAGCCTTCCAG CCAGGAGATACATTTTACCCCAAGGATGAAAATGGGAAGACCATTTACCACGAGACTGATCTCTGTGCCACATGGGAG GCTATGGAGGCTTGCAAAGATGCTGGACTTGTTAAATCGATTGGAGTATCCAACTTCAACAAGCGACAGCTGGAACTGATCCTGAACAAACCTGGACTGAAACACAAGCCTGTCTCCAACCAG GTTGAATGTCACCCGTATTACACTCAGTCAAAGCTGCGTGAGTACTGCAGACAGAATGACATTGTCATTGTGGGATACAGCCCTTTGGGGACGAGCAGAGACGCATCCTG GGTGAACCTTAAATGCCCCCCATTATTGGAGGATGAGCTACTGGTATCGATTGCTAAAAAGTACAACAAGACCACAGCGCAGGTGGCCCTGAGATTCAACATGCAAAGAGGCGTGGTGGTCATCCCAAAGAGCTTCAACCCTGTCCGCATCAAGGAGAACTTTCAG ATATTcgatttctctctctctgaggcTGAGATGAAGGCAGTTGAGGGACTGAACAAGAATATTCGATTTGTGGAGCTTCTCAT GTGGGCTGATCATCCAGAGTACCCTTTTCATGATGACTACTAG